A single genomic interval of Pseudopipra pipra isolate bDixPip1 chromosome 29, bDixPip1.hap1, whole genome shotgun sequence harbors:
- the HCN3 gene encoding potassium/sodium hyperpolarization-activated cyclic nucleotide-gated channel 3, protein MEAAAPRRRSPEPREKQPVPDGEAAGAPAGAAGAVPASPAAAAAEQIVAEGEAAAAAGGTFVQRQLGAMLQPAVNKFSLRMFGSHRAVEIERQRVKSAGTWIIHPYSDFRFYWDLIMLLLMVGNLIILPVGITFFKDENTPPWIVFNVLSDTFFLADLVLNFRTGIVVEDNTEIILDPHTIKMKYLKSWFLVDFVSSIPVDYIFLIVDLETQVDSDVYKTARALRIVRFTKILSLLRLLRLSRLIRYIHQWEEIFHMTYDLASAVVRIFNLIGMMLLLCHWDGCLQFLVPMLQDFPEDCWVSKNHMVNDSWGKQYSHALFKAMSHMLCIGYGQQAPEGMTDVWLTMLSMIVGATCYAMFIGHATALIQSLDSSRRQYQEKYKQVEQYMSFHKLPGDTRQRIHEYYEHRYQGKMFDEENILGELSEPLKEEIINFNCRNLVANMPLFANADPNFVTAMLTKLRFEVFQPGDFIIREGTVGKKMYFIQHGVVSILTKGNKETKLSDGSYFGEICLLTRGRRTASVRADTYCRLYSLSVDNFNEVLEEYPMMRRAFETVAMDRLDRIGKKNSILLRKRAEHSSGPMNTEMIQQIVKHDQDMAHNIQDLQQMAMGRELSGKPVIWEPLVHAPLQTAAATTNVAIALTHQHSLQAHIFLPPSSISSPLSPETTLLTKPVRRSQPSLGGSRPSSVSSPSGAQSHLQTPAAGSPSSPMVQSQAPLESGAQRPSHGAQPLPRAAQRGEMPGGAKQPPGGPQPQLSRSCGASVSTSLLQQAAGAASPSSEQALPPGRTLHYSLSRATGSHISLLMQPQQLVKHRSIQGLPVGRLTQDVRLLSASQPSLPNKVAQQAEGSSLKQGRKSAGNLARRSSPSVAGLLAKPCPGVPAQPSHPQQMPSGSLAQPARSAPGASTPQSPVSTSRQAAGPSRKGSVAFSPEVETGKPKLPSNM, encoded by the exons atgGAGGCGGCAGCGCCGCGGCGGAGGAGCCCCGAGCCGCGGGAGAAGCAGCCGGTGCCGGacggggaggcggcgggggcgcccgcgggggcggcgggcgcggtcCCGGCCtcgccggcggcggcggcggcggagcagATCGTGGCGGagggcgaggcggcggcggcggcgggcggcacGTTCGTGCAGCGGCAGCTCGGGGCGATGCTGCAGCCCGCCGTGAACAAGTTCTCGCTGCGCATGTTCGGCAGCCACCGGGCCGTGGAGATCGAGCGGCAGCGGGTGAAGTCGGCGGGCACCTGGATCATCCACCCCTACAGCGACTTCAG GTTTTACTGGGACCTCATCATGCTGCTCCTGATGGTGGGGAACTTGATCATCCTGCCCGTGGGCATCACCTTCTTCAAGGACGAGAACACCCCTCCCTGGATCGTTTTCAACGTGCTCTCGGACACTTTCTTCTTGGCTGACCTGGTGCTGAACTTCCGGACAGGCATCGTGGTGGAGGACAACACGGAGATCATCCTCGACCCCCATACCATCAAAATGAAGTACTTGAAGAGCTGGTTCCTGGTCGACTTCGTTTCCTCCATCCCTGTCGACTACATCTTCCTCATTGTCGACCTGGAGACCCAGGTGGATTCTGATGTCTACAAGACAGCGCGGGCCCTGCGCATCGTCCGCTTCACCAAGATCCTGAGCCTCCTGCGCCTGCTGCGCCTCTCGCGCCTCATCCGCTACATCCACCAGTGGGAGGAG ATCTTCCACATGACGTACGACCTGGCCAGCGCCGTGGTGAGGATCTTCAACCTCATTGGCatgatgctgctgctgtgccactggGATGGCTGCCTCCAGTTCCTGGTGCCCATGCTGCAGGACTTCCCCGAGGACTGCTGGGTCTCCAAGAACCACATGGTG AACGACTCGTGGGGGAAGCAGTACTCGCACGCCCTGTTCAAGGCCATGAGCCACATGCTCTGCATCGGCTACGGGCAGCAGGCGCCCGAGGGCATGACCGACGTCTGGCTCACCATGCTCAGCATGATCGTGGGGGCCACCTGCTACGCCATGTTCATCGGCCACGCCACCGCCCTCATCCAGTCCCTGGACTCCTCCCGCCGCCAGTACCAGGAGAAG TACAAGCAAGTGGAGCAGTACATGTCCTTCCACAAGCTGCCCGGGGACACGCGCCAGCGGATCCACGAGTACTACGAGCACCGCTACCAGGGCAAGATGTTTGACGAGGAGAACATCCTGGGGGAGCTCAGCGAGCCCCTCAAAGAG GAGATCATCAACTTCAACTGCCGCAACCTGGTGGCCAACATGCCCCTGTTTGCCAACGCCGACCCCAACTTTGTGACTGCCATGCTGACCAAGCTGCGCTTCGAGGTCTTCCAGCCCGGGGACTTCATCATCCGCGAGGGCACCGTGGGCAAGAAGATGTACTTCATCCAGCACGGGGTGGTCAGCATCCTCACCAAGGGCAACAAGGAGACAAAGCTGTCTGATGGCTCCTACTTCGGGG AGATCTGCCTGCTGACCCGAGGCAGGCGCACGGCCAGCGTGAGGGCCGACACCTACTGCCGCCTCTACTCCCTGTCCGTGGACAACTTCAACGAGGTGCTGGAGGAGTACCCCATGATGCGCAGGGCCTTCGAGACAGTGGCCATGGACCGCCTGGACCGCATAG GGAAGAAGAACTCCATCTTGCTCCGCAAGCGAGCCGAGCACAGCTCGGGGCCCATGAACACCGAGATGATCCAGCAGATCGTGAAGCACGACCAGGACATGGCCCACAACATCCAGGACCTGCAGCAGATGGCGATGGGCCGGGAGCTGAGCGGGAAGCCGGTGATCTGGGAGCCGCTGGTTCACGCGCCCCTGCAGACGGCGGCCGCCACCACCAACGTGGCCATCGCCCTGacccaccagcacagcctgcagGCCCACATCTTCCTGCCGCCCTCCTCCATCTCCAGCCCCCTCTCGCCCGAGACCACCCTGCTCACCAAGCCCGTGCGCcggtcccagcccagcctgggcgGCTCCCGGCCCTCCTCCGTGAGCTCGCCGTCCGGGGCGCAGTCCCACCTCCAGACGCCCGCTGCCGGCTCGCCCTCCTCCCCCATGGTCCAGTCCCAGGCGCCGCTGGAGAGCGGGGCCCAGAGACCAAGCCATGGGGCGCAGCCCCTGCCACGAGCAGCGCAGAGGGGGGAGATGCCGGGGGGGGCCAAGCAGCCCCCGGGCggtccccagccccagctctccaggTCCTGCGGCGCCTCGGTCTCCACCTCGCTGCTGCAGcaggcggcgggggcggcgtCCCCCAGCTCGGAGCAGGCGCTGCCGCCGGGGAGAACGCTCCACTACAGCCTGTCCCGAGCCACCGGctcccacatctccctcctgatgcagccccagcagctggtgAAGCACAGGAGCATCCAGGGCCTGCCGGTGGGGCGGCTCACCCAGGATGTCCGGCTGCTCTCCgcctcccagccctccctccccaacAAGGTGGCCCAGCAAGCCGAGGGGAGCTCCTTGAAGCAGGGCAGGAAATCCGCGGGGAACCTGGCCCGCAGGTCCTCTCCCTCGGTGGCCGGACTCCTCGCCAAGCCGTGTCCGGGGGTCCCGGCCCAGCCCTCACACCCGCAGCAGATGCCTTCAGGATCGCTGGCTCAGCCCGCCCGCTCCGCGCCGGGAGCCTCCACCCCGCAGTCCCCGGTCTCCACGTCCAGGCAGGCAGCAGGTCCCTCCCGCAAGGGTTCCGTGGCCTTCAGCCCCGAGGTGGAAACGGGGAAGCCCAAACTCCCGTCCAACATGTGA